ctctctgctgctttAATAGGAGCATTGGCTAATTAATGTGTTTGCCTAGGACATCCACTAAAAAGCAGATTTAGAAAATCTAGATGAGTTGCTTAAACAATTAGACTAGTATCACACAGTTTAGTTTCATGATTATGCCAAGTAAAATGCAAACAGTTTTACTTGTCTTGACAAAGTATACTGCTAATTCTCTCATTACTAACTTTTTGGGATTTTTTTGGGAATAACGTACTTCAATTGCAAACCAATTATTATGATGGCATACACAAAATGATAACTGTTGAGCAGCTGCCTTGATTTTCTACTTTGATTTACAAAAGCCTTTTCATCTCTTTCTGTGAGAAAGCCTTCTAAATGGATGCCTGACTGGTCCAAATACTGATACTCCTAATAATCAGCCATTCCTTCTGATTTTCTGTTACCAGTATTCGGATGCAATGAATGTCAAATTTAACCTTGTGACCAATATTCTTTATCTCAATATTTCCATGTTGAAATTCCCCAAGTATGGTGTAGCTAGAACACTGCTTTTCCTTTTTCACTATCAGCAAGTTTTGGCCAACCTCCAGCCTTCCATGATGCAAGATGTCATTTTGTCTGTCGTCTGTGCCTGTTTGGATTTTCAGTTTATCAATTTTAGCAGGTTTGTCAAGTACAATAATAAAGTAATCTCCAGCTGAAGTTGATTTTCCCCAGAAGTATTCGTCAACACTGCTGTATGCTTTACTGGGATCATAGTGTTCGAACACGTTCATGTTTGTACAAAGAGTTGCAGGTGGATTGTCAGGAATATCAAAGGAGTCCTCTTCAAAGTCATCATCTTTTAGTTTGTTTTCAGTTCCTCTGAAGGAGGAGTAATATCCCATGTGCTGAAATAAAGAAGGCTTGAACCTTATGATGTCTTTCTGGGCAAGCAATCCTTGGAAATGAATGAGTAACCAATCACATGGCATTTCCTgataaaacattaataaaaattgtGCCAGTCGTGGGAGGtcacatgaatggtagagtttTCCAATATATCCTAACTTGGAAAACTCTAGTGTCACCCAGTAGGAGCCTTCTCTTGAGGTAATTACTTTTTTAATGGCAGATAGGAAATTTTTAGAGCAGTGTACATCATCTTCCAACATTACATAATAGTCTGATAAATTAGCACAAAAATTCAGTAGAAAAGCATAATCTACATTCTGTTTAGATCTAAATCTCACACGATCTTCTGGATCATTATAGTTCCTTTTGAGGCCATCTAAACTAGGATAGTACTCCTCAGGAGTATGAATAACCATCAATCGACCAGAAATGATGTGATGGGCAAATTTTCTGGAGACATCTTGGACGATATTTTCACACCACGACAGGTCAAAGTCTGCTAAGTGCACAATAACTATAATTTCATTCAGCTCTTCATAGCTGGATTGGTCAAAAATGGATTTAATGGTTTCTAGTAGGTAGTTACCTCGTTTCCTTTTCACAGATGATAGTCCTATTGTTAAATATTCTGCACAAAAACATTAGAAAAAAGTTATTGCTAAATCACAGGTTATTTCAACTGGAATATGTTTTGATGGATTGTCTCAAACTGCTTCTAGTAAAATCACTGCATGCATAATAGAAACAAACTCACTTTTTCTAGATATAGGAAAACCTGCAAGATAACGATAGGTGACATTTATTGCTCCTGAAAAGTTAGTTAGATCTTTGAAAGTATGGACATATTTTTCAGAGTTAAGTTGATGGGAAGTCATTTCTCTAGAAAGTCTCCGCTCTCCTTCCTGAAAAATAAGGGAAAACGAGTCATTTTAATGTACTAAATATtgaagagaaacagttgaaaacTTGCTAATCCTTTCTTAGTTTTCTGTTCTAATTACAGATGTGCAGTTTCCGAGCATAAGTaagaatagaaaattctggacatacgcaacaggtcaggcaacgtaAGTAaaaagagaagtagagttaacatttcagatcaatgacttttcctcACTTTACATACAAGTATATACTTTATATCACTTAAATATGCCTAGAACACTGGTAGAATTTCTGCTAAATGCAACCCACCAAGTTTCCAGTTCTGGAGCAAAACTGAGCATAAATATTGTTCATATGTGTGTATTAACATTGCCTCTGGTTGACATGCTTGTGGTCTGACAGCACCTGCCCAATATAAAACCAGCATTAACTTACTACAGTTTTCTCCAAGAGTCTAATGACCCATATAGGACAGACATCAGGAGACCATTCTTCATTGGATTACTAATTCAGGAGGAAGAAGAATGCTGCTCTGATACAGCTTTAAAAGAGCAGAATCACTTCCCCACAGGATGGCAGGAGGGTCAGCACTTTGTGGAGAAGGGTAGGGGTGAGAGAGGTTGTCTATACCTACAGGGACCTTCCAGGTTTTTCGATAAAACTATGCAGGCATTGATAATGACAATGAGAACCAAGAGGGAGCATCTGACGGAACTAAAGGCAAAGATTCCTATTGGACGGTGCTACAACATGTCCAAATGGAGGTGGTTGAGCTAGCTACTCACTAGGGTGTGCTGAGATTGTGCTTACATGACTGAACCAGTAATTCAGAGACTTAGATTAATGATACGGAGTCATGAAGTCAAATGCCAACATGGCAGTTTAGCCTTTAAATTTATTTGCATAAATCTGGGTTAAagagctagtctcaatttcctgatcACTATTACTATTTGAATGTCATTAAAACACATCCGGTTTGTTAATATCTTcacagaaggaaatctgtcatctttatGTGACCCTGGCTCATATGTGACTCTAGATGAAAGAAGATATGGCTGACTCTCAAGTAACCTCTGAAATGACTTGGCAAGTCACTTACTTCAAGCGCACCTAAGAATCGTTAATAAATGTTGATTTTACCAAATAACGTCCCCATGCCTTGTGACCATATGAAACAGCCAGGACCTTAAGATCTGCTACACAGAGCAGAAAGAGGTTCAGCAACCTCACATCTGTGTTTAGTGTAACGTCACCATATTTGTCTCTTAGAACCTAGTTGTCAGGCAGACTATTACGAGACTTCAAGTACTCAGTCATTATTTTTCTTCATAACCACAACCTCAACTTACTGACCATCTTGAGACAGATCTTTGAAATTGGTGGGATGCACTAGGGCAGTCAATAAAACAAGGACCCCTGTGTTTTATAAAAAGAGGCAGAGAACACAGTACACAGAAAGTTGTGCAAACCGTACATAAAACAAACCTTTGGGTCAGCCAGTGCACTGTATCTAATTGTTGATACCACACTTCAGGGATAATGTGAACATTTTGGAAGTGTGCAgaaagatttactaaaatgatccCAGAGATGAAGAATTACACCGGAGAAGCTGGAGTTCTCTGTAGACCAGGGAAGATTGGAGAAATTTGAATGCAGTGTTTAAAATTGTAAAGGGCTTGGAGAGAATAGGTCTGAAGTCAGTAATGagaaggcacagatttagggtgctGGGCAAATAAACTCGGAGCAACATGAAAGAAAGTGTTTTACACAAATGGTTTTGATTTGTGCTGGATTTTACAGGTTTATTCATAACCTTCAGAAAGGAATTGAATAACTAGTTGAAGGATAAAGAATTGTAGAGACATGGAGAAATCGCCAAGGGTGgattatggtagtgtagcagttagcataatgctattacagtgccagcaacccgggttcaattctggccgctgtctgtaaggagtttgtacgttctccttgtgtctgtgtgggtttcctctgggtgctccggtttcctcccacattccaaagacatatgggttaggaagttatgggcatgtatgttggcgccggaagtgcggcgacacttgtgggctgcccccagaacacccaacgcaaaaggtacattttactgtgtgtttcaatgcatatgtgactaatgaagatcttatcttaaattgctCTTTGGAAGAGTTGGCACAGACTGAATGGGCATAATGCTCATCATAGTAGTGCATTGGAAGAGTTGGCACAGACTGAATGGGCATAATGCTCATCATAGTAGTGCAATATTGTATAAAAATTTGAAGGATCCTTCAGCCTCTTAATATCACAATATCCTGATCACATGTGGACTAAAGCTCAATAAAAATATAAGGAACATCTCAAGTAATATTTTCTTCTTGCATTGTAAAGGAAAAATAGGTAAATAATTGAAGTGGCAAAGTGGTGAAGATACATCCAAAGAAAATCTGAACCTGCAGTTTTGGACTTACTACACTGATGTACAGGGGAAAGTCCAGTTCAAGGCAAGAAAGCCAGAGACTTCTGGTGTAATTTGGACAAGATGTATCAGGATCGATTTTGACCattaaggtcatagagtcatcgagttagacagcatggaaacaggccctttggcccaattcatccatgttgaccaaattacctaactgagctaatcccatattcctctaaacctttggcCCATACTCTTATAAACCTTTACTAGCCATGTCagtgtccaaatgcattttaaatgttgtcagtgtacctgcctctaccactttctctggcagctcattccatatactcacagaCATCTTAGTTGAAGCAATCCAGTAACAGTTTAGCAGGGTCTATGATTTTGAAATGCTGCCCTCATTGGAAGGAGCCTGGAGAACCATAGCATGCTGAACAGCTATCCTGAGACAATGAAGTCTCACAATATTGGACAGCACTATCTGCCAACATGGTAAGTATAAGATGTGAAGGATTCCCAGCATGGAGTCTGGGATTCGTGGTGTGGCAATGTGACAAATTAGCATTGTAGGGACCTATAAAGCACTTCTGCCTTGCTCTTGATAGGGACTTTAAGGTCTTTTCACTCAGGGAACTGTCTTGAATATGCATACATTCTAACCAATGAAATGGAAATTAGCGTTCTTTGGTGAAATAGCTGATAAAGATAAGATATATAATTGACTCACCTGAGCAAGCAACCTATCTGCAGACATTTGATTAAAATTAAGACACAATAGCCTGGATTCACCTTGATCTTCTACAAACGTGACAGTCAGTTTTATATTTATTGTCTAAGCCAAAATTACTGTACATTTAAAGAGAAATATTTATGCCAGGGAGCTGCTTCAGTGGTTATGGTCTTAATGTGATTAAATAGCTATTTTTCTTAGAAACATGTCACTAAAGATGACCATGATCAAAGTTCAACATTATCGTTGCCATTTACATTTCTTACCATGACATATCTGTCCTCTTCCAAAAACAGATTGAGGCAAAGGAGACAAATTGCAAGGAAAGCTAGCAGTGGAATAGTTGAACGCTTCCGGAAACATCTCATTTTCTCTGCACATTTCCAATACAGTCTCATGATAAATCTAACTTCCAAGTTTCCCtggaaaattgaaagaaaaatgttcattAGGAACAAAagtagacagacatatgaacagcaTAGGCTTGGATATGCACATGCACaaatacagacagacacacagacacacacacacacacacacgcacacacgtgtGAATACATGCACAAACACAGACATACATAGACACATACAGACATACTCCTATGCACAAACTTGTCCCCTTTATTAACaagaatatttcattatttttgaagcattgtttaattttctgttttcagtgacAGTAAATTTTTCAACACGTGAGGGAACTCAAAACTTGGACTAATGCTGTGAACAAGAACTCAAACTGCTAAAGACTATGACATTTCACCAACTTATTCTACTCTTTTACTCATTTATAAAAAAAGCACAATGTtactttaatatttaattaaagtCAACAATACTAGGCGGTTTAATTCTGTTGAAGTTTTAtacaaataggaaaaaaaatggcCTGATTTGGCACTATGGTTATCTCATTGTAACTTTAGCTAGGGGAATACTGCATGCTAATATTGATGCAAATTATCATTCTTTGTTTTAAGCCATGATTTGAAGCCAGAAAGTTAAATGGTTGGAAAAAAGGCTGATGAAAGCCTCTCAAAAATAGCAAACAACTGCCTTCACATAGGTCTTCCTGCTCCTCTTCTGTTTTACCCCTTTTTTCTCTGATCATTTCACTTctttaactttgtttttatttttttcccagcAATTTTGGCAGAGAGGTGGTTTGATTACAAGGTTTCGGGAGGTCAAGGTTGCCATAATCATGAAAAATCCAGAAaaatgcatatgctggaaatctgaaacaaaagacaaagatactggaaacactcagtaggtcaggcagcatctgtggagaggagcaACAAGGTTAACAATTCAGACCAAAATTTCTTCCTCATAGTACCAGATAGTCATGGTTTACTGGTGACTTCCAAAAATCCTTGCCTTCTTTGCCATTGAGTCCTTACATCCTTCTTCATCTGATACCTCCCACACACCATGGTGTCTTAGAttagaggtttaaggtaaggactAAGAggttaaaaagggacctgaggagtattttttctcccagaggatagttgcaatctggaacacagtaCCTGAGATGAGGCAGAGGCTTTTACTCtcataatatttaagaagtatttagacaagcgCTTGAATCATGAAGGTACAGTAGGCcacaaaccaagtgctggtaaatgggatgagtattaATGATTGGCATGtacatggctgaagggcctgtttctgtgatgcatgACTCTGACACTATGGCCTCAGTCTACAGTACCCAGCTTCACTGACATTGTGTTCATTGCTTTTCCGTCAACGAGAGACATTGGCAATTGTGCCTGGCTCTTCTCAGAACCCGAGCCTCAATGACTgtaaatataaacagaaactgctggaaataatctgcatctgtggagaaagaaaaatgacTTAACAGTTCAGAAACAAAGACTAATCATCAGATGAAAAGCCTTTGGCCAGAACCATTAACACCATTTCACCATCTCGATATAtgacctgacttgctgagtatttccaacaacttcggctttcatttcagatttccagcttctgctggATTTTATTTTCGTGTCATTGACTGTGACTGTGTTGTCACTGGGATGACAGAATTCCATCCAGCATCAGTGGAGATACTGCAGCCTCATTAAAGTCTGATTGGCAACTGATCGCAGAAATAGCACTGTGCATCCTTGTCAGCAGTATCCAGGCAGGTGTCAAAATGCACCTGTCCTCCAACACAACAATCTCAATTCAGGAACAAGAAGTagaacattggaagaactcagcaggtcaagctaactgtggaggcaaaatacAGTCCAATTCTATATTTTCTTATATTGCTGTCTATATTACAATGGAGATGAAGTACTTTTGCAGCTGCCAGTTAAGGTGCTTTTTACCTGACAGTCTGATTTATCTAACTGAACATTTTTATCTTGGAGTGGGTGCTTGTCTCACTGAAGTGGCTGAACAACAGGCAGAGCTTTGAGGGCAACTTCAATACCTTCCAATAGGCGGATATTAGATAGGTAGGTGCTTTACATTCTCCGGCTACTTACCTGTCTATAGGTATTTGCAGACCATTTTAACCTGCTCCACTGAGAAAGTATCAAGGATACAAGCCCAAAACTAGCACAGTGGTGCTTTATAACATCAGGTTTTGATAGTCTCGGTGGGACTCAGCTGCAGTTTTAAATAGAAATCTAGATCTAACAAGTGATGAAGAGGGTCAGAAACACACCAAGGTCCTAAAAGGGAAGATTAACAATTTTCTTTTGCTGTTTGTGTGAGGCCCAGAGGAGCGGGATTTCCACACTCTGTGAGTGTTAATTCTCTCTGTCACAACCACATCCCGGTCATGAGAACGTTCTCCTCTCCATCACTCGTCCGGTCTCTGCTGGAAATAACAAAGGCTGGGAAGGGGTTCAGCagtagatgagctgaggcagtggCAATATTTTGTTAATAGGTGATCCTGGTGATGGTGtggattttatttgtttttctttgatgGGATGAAGGCTAGCACGCATTGCTCATTCTGAATTACTCTTATACCAGGCAGCAAAGTGGCTGGGAGCCacagcttcacagctccagtgacttgacttcaatcctaacctctgatgctgtcaggatagagattgcacattctccctgtgaccacatgggttttcccttggtgcttcagtttcttctaacgtcccaaaaatatgcaggctgttaagttaattggccactgcaattgCCTctgagtgtaggtgagtgatagaagagttgatagaaatgtgtggagaataaaaaaggtTACGGTATGTTTAGCATAAAGCTGGATGCCTGATGGTTGatgcggacttgatgggctgaagggcctgtgtctatgcTATATCTCTCTACACTCTATGAATGGCTTGCTAGGTGATTACAAAGTGCAATTAGAAGTGGATGCCATTGATATGATCCTGAAGTCACGTAgatcagcagatttctttccctaaaagacattagtgaactcaatgtgtttttacaacaatcctaaTAGTTATTAATGCTACCATTCCTGATATTTAATTCAGATATATTTAATTAGCTTAATAATTTATTAAAACTGTCCAGGATTTAAATCATTCATTATGTCTGGCTTCTGGTTACTAATCCAGGAACATAACCACTATGCTAGCAAATACTATAAAGTTCCCATCAGGCTGCAAAGGATCTGATCCACTTTCAGACAGTTGTGTGGGAGAGGATGGATTCAGTGGCAGGGTAGTAGAGTTGGTCCTGGGGACTGACGACTGTGGTTTGGTCTCAGCAAAGTGCATCTCTGCTCATTTAGCACTTTATGCCAGTCAAACATTCTGACATTTCAAAGGCAATGGAGGGGATCAACAGATTTGGGAGCAAGGGAGAGCTGGATGTCATCAGAATCCATGTAGAAACTGAGGATGTGTTTTCAGATGTTGAGGGGAAATGTGAATCAGAAATAGGAACGGGGCAGAGGCTTGGGGACACTAATGATAATGGGAAAAGAAGCACTTGGCAGTGATGTTGGGGATCCTGGAAGTGGTCATTAGCAGAAACTGTTTTCCAAAATATTcatcaaaaacaaaattgaaacaaGTACTTTCAGATTTCTATGCATAtcacaaaaatgttttatttaacatAATTCATATCCGGGTATGTTGAACACTTTCAACACAAAACGTAATCCCTTTTCCTTCATTTGGATAATAATCAGTTTCAAAATTatgcaatttttttatttataaaaactTTTGTTCATTTATGTAAATCTAAATGCTATTAAATATTTACCAGAGATCTTTTGAAGGTTATGTCTCCAATTATAGTGTTGTCCACAAGGTGGCAACTGTGATCACACATAGATTCCAGAGAAGCCCAGCTCTCTTTAGCTTTCAAAGAAAATCTTAGCTAGTGCAAACACAATCACTTGCATGTAAATATTTCAGTGTAAAAACTACCAGGTTCGATTTCAAACACTGTGCTGAGTTGGCTGCTCTCAGTTGGAGTGGTTTTATGGCTTTAAAGGCTTGTATCAGGAAGGGAAAAAAGATTGGCCAGTCACTTTGAGTAACTATTCTGTAGTCCCAGCTGGAAACGTGAAGTACAGATGTGTGGACGTCAGGCAAAGACAGGTTCGACCTTATATATAGACAGAGCTtcagcacttgaatcgcctactGCCACTCACTTGGCCATACAGAAGAATAATGACCAGTTCTCAGAGGGACAGCTGGATAATCAGAAACAAGGAACCAAATCTTTGATACAGTTTGAGAGAGATACTGAAAGGAATggctaaaaaaaacaaacttgaaAATTAGagcatttgattttgttttaaatctatgTCACTTTCTAATGACAAATACTTCTGgacatgaaaacagaaattgttaTTCAGGTTTATTCTTCCATGACTATCAGAACATATTAAGTGATTACCCTTCCTATAAGCACTGAAGCCAAAAGGGTTGTAATTACCTATCATTCATCAGTTATAGTTTTCTAGGTAATAATTGATTTGACAACAACACTAATGAATTCTAATTTTCAagaatttccttccaaaatgcagatTTGCAGAACCTCGCTCACTTGACTTTGATGAGCTTAAAGCAAGGCAGTGCTTGGATTTCCTTTGAGGTGGTTGGTGCCATTTTGAACGGGCCCTAATGTTGAATGCCCAAACCATCAACCTGTTTCAGGGGAGTTGAATTATAACATTGTGCAAGTTGTAACTATTAAGaggtatggtagcatagtggttaaggtACTGGACCAACAGCCAAGGCTGTCTCTTTGAATCAGACTGTGGATTTTAAATATAAGAGATCAAacaaatttggattttttttagggAAGAGCTGGTCTCAACAAAAGTAATCATGTACTAATTAGATTGTTGtcaaaacccacctggttcacaaaggtccttcagggaaggaactttaccattcttacctggtctgtcctatatgtgactccagactcaccactgagtttgactcttaactgcctcattGGTCAGGGAcaattagtgatggacaataagtgctggcattgACAGGGACctctacatcctgtgaatgaagaaatgaaaagaaacctTCTTGGGATTCCAAGTGAAATTTAGGAATTACAACTGGTTGGACTGTGAGAGCTTTGATCAGTTCCATGAAGCAATACAGGGAAAGGCGTTTAGCCAAGGGATCACCTCCAAAGGAAATCCAATCCCATGTGATAATGGATCACACCATCAGCCCTCTACTTCCCAACCCCACCATCTGCCCCACCATCTGGACTACATTGAAAGCCCATTTACCACTTTGCTGGCTCAATTATAAAGAAGTGGCTCAAAGGCAGTACTGTTTTTTCACTGATTGTGGATGATCCATGGATTATCAAAACCCAAAATTGATGCCAGTGGATATTGATGTACTTGACAAAATGTTGCTTATTTTGGGTGATGTGGATTCAGGAGAGCGAGGTTATACATCagatctaattgtgttctttcttataaaaattgtgtataatttatgtttttcttgtgaatgttgtgtatctgatgctatgtgtctgtgatgctgctgaagtaAGTTATgcattgcacatgtgcatacatgtacttgtgcacataacaataaacttgactttgactttgactttgagatctcTGCACATATCTTTCAGTTTTCAGTCATGTTTTCATGGCAGAGACTTTATAGGGTCATCAGATTGCAAAATTTAATTAAGATGAGTTCTAAACGTGAATTAAATTTGAGCTAAAATTGTATGTCACCTAAAAAGTTGCATTGAGTTGCTGTTCAGTGGCTGGCACTGGCTTTGATGGAGGCACCTTAGGAGTGAGGCCCAAGATGTTTGTTTGCCTAAAGTGTGCAAGGCCTGTTCTAATGTGGAATTAGGTGAGCAAGTCAATTGGGGCAGAAGGTTGCAGAGGTTGGGGTGCAATTCGGGGGGAGTGAGAAATGATGACACTGGTAGTTAAGAGGACAGGGATGAGGTAAAAGGATGGCCACTTGGATCAATCCATTGAGACAGGATAGGGAGGCAGGGACGGGAGAACAAGCCAGAatcactggggaaaaggcagattcAGAGGGGATTGGGAATCATGGTCAGGGGAGAGGTGGTTGTGTATAaggtctagaacatagaacatagagtagtacagcacaggaatagggccttcagcccaccgtctacactgatcatgatgccaatctaactaatcccatctgcttgacTGTAGTCCATGTCCCTTatctcatgtgtctgtctaaatacctcatcAACAttgctatcctatctgcttctaccacctcctctgcagtatgttccaggcacctaccactctctgtgtaaaaaaacttgctttgcacaattcctttaaactttccccctcttaccttaaacctatgccctctactatttgactttttcaccctggaaaaaaggatctgactatctatcctatttatgcctctcataactttatatacttctatcgggtcatccctcagcctccaatgctccagagaaaacaa
This is a stretch of genomic DNA from Pristis pectinata isolate sPriPec2 chromosome 15, sPriPec2.1.pri, whole genome shotgun sequence. It encodes these proteins:
- the mgat4c gene encoding alpha-1,3-mannosyl-glycoprotein 4-beta-N-acetylglucosaminyltransferase C, which encodes MRLYWKCAEKMRCFRKRSTIPLLAFLAICLLCLNLFLEEDRYVMEGERRLSREMTSHQLNSEKYVHTFKDLTNFSGAINVTYRYLAGFPISRKKYLTIGLSSVKRKRGNYLLETIKSIFDQSSYEELNEIIVIVHLADFDLSWCENIVQDVSRKFAHHIISGRLMVIHTPEEYYPSLDGLKRNYNDPEDRVRFRSKQNVDYAFLLNFCANLSDYYVMLEDDVHCSKNFLSAIKKVITSREGSYWVTLEFSKLGYIGKLYHSCDLPRLAQFLLMFYQEMPCDWLLIHFQGLLAQKDIIRFKPSLFQHMGYYSSFRGTENKLKDDDFEEDSFDIPDNPPATLCTNMNVFEHYDPSKAYSSVDEYFWGKSTSAGDYFIIVLDKPAKIDKLKIQTGTDDRQNDILHHGRLEVGQNLLIVKKEKQCSSYTILGEFQHGNIEIKNIGHKVKFDIHCIRILVTENQKEWLIIRSISIWTSQASI